In the genome of Pseudomonas bubulae, one region contains:
- a CDS encoding MATE family efflux transporter gives MSSSLLADWRDRPTHRRVWALAAPMILSNISVPLVALVDSTVIGHLPHAHQLGAVAVGASLYIFLAWMMGFLRMGTTGFAAQAAGRGDGAALRQILLQGLLLSVLLSMLLGAIAIPFSGVALSLMQPSTELHALTLEFFHTRLFGLPAALASYALVGWFLGTQNARAPLAILLTTNLVNIALNLWFVLGLDWGVAGSARASVIAEWSGALLGLWLTRGALRRYPGKVVWAALGMWHNWKPLLGVNRDIFIRSLMLQLVFFSITLQGARLGDATVAANALLLNGLLLAAHALDGLAHAVEALCGHAIGARDREALRRSMVVACGWSLLASLGFALLFMFGGHLFVQMQTDIPSVRDTAFQYLPYLALLPLIAVWSYLLDGLFIGATRAREMRNAMVISVVIVFPAAWVLHGYGNHGLWISFLLFMVLRSLTLGVYAWQMQRKNQWFGA, from the coding sequence ATGTCATCTTCCCTGTTAGCCGACTGGCGCGACCGTCCTACCCATCGCCGGGTGTGGGCGCTGGCGGCCCCCATGATCCTGTCCAATATCTCCGTGCCGTTGGTAGCGTTGGTCGACAGTACCGTTATCGGCCATTTGCCCCACGCCCATCAACTGGGCGCCGTCGCCGTGGGCGCCAGCCTGTATATCTTCCTGGCCTGGATGATGGGTTTTCTGCGCATGGGCACCACCGGCTTCGCCGCGCAGGCCGCCGGACGCGGTGATGGCGCCGCGCTGCGGCAAATCCTGCTGCAGGGCCTGTTGCTCAGCGTGCTGTTGTCGATGCTGCTGGGGGCCATTGCGATTCCTTTTAGCGGCGTGGCCCTGAGCCTGATGCAGCCCTCCACCGAACTGCACGCGCTGACTCTGGAGTTCTTCCACACACGGCTGTTTGGCCTGCCCGCCGCACTGGCCAGTTATGCACTGGTAGGCTGGTTTTTGGGCACGCAAAACGCCCGCGCACCGTTGGCGATCCTGCTGACGACCAATCTGGTGAATATCGCGCTGAACCTGTGGTTCGTCCTCGGGCTGGACTGGGGGGTGGCAGGCTCGGCCCGGGCTTCGGTGATTGCCGAATGGAGCGGCGCCCTGCTCGGTCTGTGGCTGACCCGCGGTGCCCTGCGTCGATATCCGGGCAAGGTAGTGTGGGCCGCCCTGGGCATGTGGCACAACTGGAAGCCGTTACTGGGGGTCAATCGCGATATTTTTATCCGCAGCCTGATGCTGCAACTGGTGTTTTTCTCCATCACCCTGCAAGGCGCCCGCCTGGGCGATGCCACCGTGGCTGCCAATGCGTTATTGCTCAATGGCCTGCTGCTGGCTGCCCATGCCCTGGACGGTCTGGCCCACGCCGTCGAGGCACTGTGCGGACACGCTATCGGCGCCCGCGACCGTGAGGCGTTGCGCCGCTCGATGGTGGTGGCCTGCGGCTGGTCACTATTGGCCAGCCTGGGTTTTGCGCTGCTGTTTATGTTCGGCGGGCATCTGTTTGTGCAAATGCAGACCGACATCCCCAGCGTGCGCGACACCGCTTTCCAGTACTTGCCCTATCTGGCCCTGCTGCCGCTGATTGCAGTGTGGAGCTACCTGCTTGACGGGCTGTTTATCGGTGCTACCCGCGCTCGTGAAATGCGCAATGCCATGGTCATCAGCGTGGTCATCGTCTTCCCCGCCGCCTGGGTCCTGCACGGCTATGGCAACCACGGGCTGTGGATAAGTTTCCTGCTGTTTATGGTGCTGCGCAGCCTGACCCTGGGCGTGTATGCATGGCAGATGCAGCGCAAGAATCAGTGGTTCGGCGCCTGA
- a CDS encoding NUDIX hydrolase, producing MAISALEAAHRAASDVEQVAWVDRDDRLLGGLPRHELRERGLIGRGTFILLFNSAGELCVHQRTLSKALYPGFWDVAAGGMVGVNETYAESAARELAEELGVSGVPLTAHERFYFEAPQNHLWCAVFSAVWDGPLQVQPEEVQQACFMPVAEALHLSTQLDYCPDSLDALKRYMTQG from the coding sequence ATGGCCATTTCAGCCTTGGAGGCCGCACACCGTGCGGCCTCTGATGTCGAGCAAGTTGCCTGGGTGGATCGCGATGATCGCCTGCTGGGCGGCCTGCCCCGTCATGAATTGCGCGAGCGCGGCCTGATTGGACGAGGTACGTTCATTTTGCTGTTCAACTCTGCCGGGGAGCTGTGCGTGCATCAACGCACCCTGAGCAAAGCGCTGTACCCGGGGTTCTGGGATGTGGCAGCGGGCGGCATGGTCGGGGTGAATGAAACCTACGCCGAATCGGCGGCCCGTGAGTTGGCCGAAGAACTGGGTGTGAGTGGTGTGCCGCTGACGGCCCATGAGCGCTTTTACTTCGAGGCTCCGCAAAACCATCTGTGGTGCGCAGTGTTTTCAGCGGTGTGGGACGGCCCGTTGCAGGTGCAGCCCGAGGAAGTGCAGCAAGCGTGCTTTATGCCGGTGGCCGAGGCATTGCACCTGAGTACGCAACTGGACTACTGCCCTGACTCACTGGATGCGCTCAAGCGTTATATGACCCAGGGCTGA
- a CDS encoding PleD family two-component system response regulator, producing the protein MTEQEDPSRERLKNHFAQRVTHQARQILEIWQRLQANEWSPAGLAELDDANLRLLRFAERFEQPEHTALARAIGLALQDMAANQSRLSSSIITELNRLMQRLSRTGLRQGDLMGNINLPPLRKPVYILLQDLPRADRLARQLEFFELSAQAISSPAAFRQAMAERHPAAIVMDVDFASPGFGLELAAQAQAGLEQKLPLLFFSLHETDTPTRLAAVRAGGQAFLTGTLEASSLMEKIEVLTCVAQYEPYKVLIIDDSRAQALHTERLLNSAGIVTRTLIDPIQAMAELADFQPDLIILDMYMPSCTGTELAKVIRHNDRYVSVPIIYLSAEDDMDKQLDAMSEGGDDFLTKPIQPRHLITTVRNRAVRARHLKARMVRDSLTGLYNHTHILQLLEDCTFRARRENRPLSFAMLDLDHFKHVNDGYGHPMGDRVIKSLALFLKQRLRKSDFIGRYGGEEFAIVMPDTDQESAYKVLNQIRQRFAEIHYPAQPADLSCSFSAGVVQMQGEADSLQMASQADEALYRAKNNGRNQVQPFHQTRPIATICP; encoded by the coding sequence ATGACCGAGCAAGAAGATCCCAGTCGCGAGCGTCTGAAAAACCACTTTGCCCAGCGTGTCACCCACCAGGCCCGCCAGATCCTTGAGATCTGGCAACGTCTGCAGGCCAATGAGTGGTCGCCTGCCGGCCTGGCCGAGCTCGACGACGCCAATTTGCGCCTGCTGCGCTTTGCCGAGCGCTTCGAGCAACCGGAGCATACCGCGCTGGCGCGGGCCATCGGCCTGGCGCTGCAGGACATGGCCGCCAACCAGAGCCGCCTGAGCAGCTCGATCATCACCGAACTCAATCGCCTTATGCAGCGCCTGTCACGCACCGGCTTGCGTCAGGGCGACTTGATGGGAAATATCAACCTGCCACCGCTGCGCAAGCCGGTGTATATCCTGCTGCAAGACCTGCCGCGCGCCGACCGACTAGCCAGGCAGCTAGAGTTTTTCGAGCTCAGCGCCCAGGCGATCAGCAGCCCGGCAGCATTTCGTCAGGCCATGGCCGAGCGTCATCCGGCCGCCATTGTGATGGACGTGGACTTTGCCAGCCCCGGTTTTGGCCTTGAACTGGCCGCCCAGGCCCAAGCCGGTCTTGAGCAAAAATTGCCGCTGCTGTTTTTCAGCCTGCATGAAACCGACACCCCGACCCGCCTTGCAGCGGTGCGCGCAGGCGGGCAGGCGTTTTTGACCGGCACCCTGGAAGCCTCCAGCCTGATGGAGAAAATCGAGGTGCTGACCTGTGTCGCCCAATATGAGCCCTACAAAGTGCTGATCATTGACGACTCCCGGGCCCAGGCGCTGCACACCGAGCGCCTGCTCAACAGCGCAGGCATTGTTACCCGCACCCTGATCGATCCGATCCAGGCGATGGCCGAGCTGGCAGACTTCCAGCCAGACCTGATCATCCTCGACATGTACATGCCCTCCTGCACTGGCACCGAGTTGGCCAAGGTCATCCGCCACAACGACCGCTACGTCAGCGTGCCAATCATTTATCTGTCGGCCGAAGACGATATGGACAAGCAGCTTGATGCCATGAGCGAGGGCGGCGATGACTTCCTGACCAAGCCAATCCAGCCGCGCCATCTGATCACCACCGTACGCAACCGTGCCGTGCGCGCCCGCCATCTCAAGGCGCGGATGGTGCGCGACAGCCTGACCGGGTTGTACAACCACACCCATATCCTGCAACTGCTCGAAGACTGCACCTTTCGCGCCCGCCGCGAGAACCGCCCCTTGAGCTTTGCCATGCTCGACCTCGATCACTTCAAGCACGTCAACGATGGCTACGGCCACCCCATGGGCGACCGGGTGATCAAGAGCCTGGCGCTGTTTCTCAAGCAGCGCCTGCGCAAAAGCGACTTTATTGGCCGCTACGGCGGCGAGGAATTCGCGATTGTGATGCCTGACACCGATCAAGAGTCGGCCTATAAGGTACTCAATCAGATTCGCCAGCGCTTTGCCGAAATCCACTACCCGGCCCAGCCCGCAGACCTGTCGTGCTCCTTCAGCGCAGGCGTGGTGCAGATGCAGGGCGAAGCCGACAGCCTGCAAATGGCCTCCCAGGCCGATGAGGCGCTGTACCGCGCCAAGAACAATGGGCGCAATCAGGTACAACCCTTTCACCAGACAAGGCCAATTGCCACTATTTGTCCCTGA
- the speA gene encoding arginine decarboxylase, which translates to MSVRRTRKDDGSQWTVADSRSVYGIRHWGAGYFAINEAGRVEVRPNGPNSSPIDLYEQVDELRKTSGLSLPLLVRFPDILQDRVRQLTGAFDANIARLEYQSEYTALYPIKVNQQEAVIENIIATKNVSIGLEAGSKPELLAVLALAPKGGTIVCNGYKDREFIRLALMGQKLGHNVFIVIEKESEVDLVIEEAASLKVKPQVGLRVRLSSLASSKWADTGGEKSKFGLSAAQLLSVVERFRAAGLDQGIRLLHFHMGSQIANLADYQHGFKEAIRYYGELRNLGLPVDHIDVGGGLGVDYDGTHSRNASSINYDMDDYAGVVVGMLKEFCDAQSLPHPHIFSESGRSLTAHHAMLVVQVTDVEKHNDDVPVIENKESLPETVQWLVDLLGPTDIEMVTETYWRATHYMSDIAAQYADGKITLAEKALAEQCYFAVCRRLHNSLKARQRSHRQVLDELNDKLADKYICNFSVFQSLPDTWAIGQVLPILPLHRLNEEPLRRAVLQDLTCDSDGKIKQYVDEQSIETSLPVHGLNEGEDYLLGIFLVGAYQEILGDMHNLFGDTDSVNIYQNEDGSVYHAGIETHDTIEDMLRYVHLSPEELMNHYRDKVASASISAKERTQYLDALRLGLTRSSYLSSH; encoded by the coding sequence ATGTCCGTACGACGCACACGCAAAGACGATGGCAGCCAATGGACAGTTGCGGACAGCCGCAGTGTTTACGGGATTCGCCATTGGGGGGCCGGGTATTTCGCGATCAATGAAGCCGGTCGCGTAGAAGTCCGTCCGAACGGCCCGAACAGCTCGCCCATCGATTTGTACGAGCAGGTCGACGAGCTGCGCAAGACCAGCGGTTTGTCCTTGCCGTTGCTGGTGCGTTTCCCGGATATCCTGCAAGACCGTGTACGCCAGCTGACCGGCGCATTCGATGCCAACATCGCGCGCCTGGAATACCAGAGCGAATACACCGCGCTGTACCCGATCAAGGTTAACCAGCAGGAAGCGGTGATCGAAAACATCATCGCTACCAAGAACGTGTCGATCGGTCTTGAAGCCGGCTCCAAGCCCGAGCTGCTGGCCGTGCTGGCCCTGGCGCCCAAGGGCGGCACCATCGTCTGCAATGGTTACAAGGACCGTGAGTTCATCCGCCTGGCGCTGATGGGCCAGAAGCTGGGTCACAACGTCTTTATCGTGATCGAGAAAGAATCCGAAGTAGACCTGGTGATCGAAGAAGCAGCCTCGCTCAAGGTCAAGCCACAGGTTGGCCTGCGCGTGCGCCTGTCGTCCCTGGCGTCGAGCAAGTGGGCTGACACCGGCGGTGAAAAATCCAAGTTCGGTCTTTCTGCCGCGCAATTGCTGTCGGTGGTTGAGCGCTTCCGAGCGGCCGGTCTGGACCAGGGCATCCGCCTGCTGCACTTCCATATGGGCTCGCAGATCGCCAACCTGGCGGACTACCAGCACGGTTTCAAGGAAGCGATCCGCTATTACGGCGAACTGCGCAACCTCGGCCTGCCGGTTGACCATATCGACGTGGGCGGCGGTCTGGGCGTGGATTACGACGGTACCCACTCGCGCAACGCCAGTTCGATCAACTACGACATGGACGATTACGCCGGTGTGGTTGTGGGTATGCTCAAAGAGTTCTGCGATGCGCAGAGCCTGCCGCACCCGCACATCTTCTCCGAGAGTGGCCGTTCCCTGACCGCCCACCACGCCATGCTGGTGGTGCAGGTGACCGACGTCGAGAAACACAACGACGACGTGCCGGTGATCGAAAACAAGGAAAGCCTGCCGGAAACCGTGCAATGGCTGGTGGACCTGCTGGGGCCGACCGACATTGAGATGGTCACCGAAACCTACTGGCGCGCCACGCACTACATGAGCGATATCGCTGCCCAGTACGCTGATGGCAAAATCACCCTGGCGGAAAAGGCCCTGGCCGAACAGTGCTACTTCGCGGTGTGCCGTCGCCTGCACAACTCGCTGAAAGCGCGTCAGCGTTCCCACCGTCAGGTGCTGGACGAGCTCAACGACAAGCTGGCCGACAAGTACATCTGCAACTTCTCGGTGTTCCAGAGTCTGCCGGACACCTGGGCGATTGGCCAGGTACTGCCGATCCTGCCGCTGCATCGTCTCAACGAAGAGCCGCTGCGTCGCGCCGTGCTGCAAGACCTGACCTGTGACTCCGACGGCAAGATCAAGCAATACGTCGACGAGCAGAGCATCGAAACCAGCCTGCCGGTGCACGGGCTGAACGAAGGTGAAGACTACCTGCTGGGGATCTTCCTGGTGGGCGCTTACCAGGAAATCCTCGGTGACATGCACAACCTGTTCGGTGACACCGACTCGGTGAACATCTACCAGAACGAAGACGGCAGCGTGTACCACGCCGGTATCGAGACCCATGACACCATCGAAGACATGCTGCGCTACGTGCACTTGTCGCCTGAAGAGCTGATGAACCACTACCGCGACAAAGTGGCCAGCGCCAGCATCAGTGCCAAGGAGCGTACCCAGTACCTCGACGCACTGCGCCTGGGCCTGACCCGCTCGTCGTACCTGTCGAGCCACTGA
- a CDS encoding DUF2333 family protein, with the protein MLDWKKREGTARESVKEPKIQSRGYFKSILLSRSIAVLVGIFVLVNLGLGWYWSQEPDLFPVQQNAQLAAEKEGKQMVPGFTTVETLKTVAGTLLSKPGGYLSNDRFPPGIFLDNIPSWEYGVLVQVRDLTRALRKDFARSQSQSAEDADLAKAEPRFNFDNKSWMLPSSESEYQEGINSLSRYQARLSDPNQKNALFYARADNLNNWLGDVGTRLGSLSQRLSASVGRVKLNSALKTESLQPGQVPVVDEEVVETPWMQIDNVFYEARGQAWALSHLLRAIEVDFADVLAKKNATVSVRQIIRELEAAQEPVWSPMILNGSGYGVLANHSLVMANYISRANAAVMDLRQLLSQG; encoded by the coding sequence ATGCTGGACTGGAAAAAACGTGAGGGCACAGCCCGCGAATCGGTCAAAGAGCCCAAAATACAGTCGCGTGGCTATTTCAAGAGCATCCTGCTGAGCCGTTCCATCGCGGTGCTGGTAGGGATTTTTGTGCTGGTGAACCTGGGTCTGGGCTGGTACTGGAGCCAGGAGCCGGATCTGTTCCCGGTGCAGCAAAACGCGCAATTGGCGGCCGAAAAAGAAGGCAAACAGATGGTGCCGGGCTTCACCACCGTCGAAACCCTCAAGACCGTGGCCGGCACATTGCTGAGCAAACCGGGCGGTTACCTGTCCAATGACCGTTTTCCACCGGGCATTTTTCTGGACAACATCCCTAGCTGGGAATACGGCGTTCTGGTGCAGGTGCGCGACCTGACCCGCGCCCTGCGCAAAGACTTCGCCCGTTCACAGTCGCAGTCTGCGGAAGATGCCGATCTGGCCAAGGCCGAGCCGCGTTTCAACTTTGACAACAAAAGCTGGATGCTGCCGTCCAGCGAATCCGAATACCAGGAAGGCATCAATTCCCTGAGCCGTTATCAGGCACGCCTGTCTGACCCTAACCAGAAAAACGCCCTGTTCTATGCCCGCGCCGACAACCTCAACAACTGGTTGGGTGATGTCGGCACCCGTCTGGGCTCCCTGTCGCAACGCCTGTCGGCCAGCGTGGGTCGGGTCAAGCTCAACAGCGCGCTGAAAACCGAAAGCCTGCAACCGGGTCAGGTGCCGGTGGTGGATGAAGAAGTGGTAGAAACCCCGTGGATGCAGATCGACAACGTGTTCTATGAAGCCCGTGGTCAGGCCTGGGCGCTGTCACACTTGCTGCGTGCCATTGAGGTCGACTTTGCCGATGTGCTGGCGAAAAAGAACGCCACGGTCAGCGTGCGCCAGATCATTCGCGAGCTGGAAGCGGCGCAAGAACCGGTCTGGAGCCCGATGATCCTCAATGGCAGCGGCTATGGCGTGCTGGCCAACCATTCGCTGGTCATGGCCAACTATATTTCCCGCGCCAACGCGGCGGTCATGGACTTGCGTCAATTGTTGTCGCAAGGCTAA
- the aroQ gene encoding type II 3-dehydroquinate dehydratase, translated as MATFLVLHGPNLNLLGTREPGVYGATTLAQINQDLEQRARDAGHHLLYLQSNAEYELIDRVHAARNEGVDFILINPAAFTHTSVALRDALLAVSIPFIEVHLSNVHKREPFRHHSYFSDVAVGVICGLGASGYRLALEAALEQLELQAKRP; from the coding sequence ATGGCGACTTTCCTGGTACTACACGGCCCCAACCTGAACCTGCTCGGCACCCGCGAGCCGGGCGTCTACGGCGCTACCACCCTGGCGCAAATCAATCAGGATCTGGAACAAAGGGCCCGTGATGCCGGCCACCATTTGCTCTACCTGCAAAGCAACGCCGAGTATGAATTGATCGACCGCGTACACGCTGCCCGCAACGAAGGGGTGGATTTTATTCTGATCAACCCGGCGGCTTTTACCCACACCAGCGTGGCATTACGTGACGCGCTGCTGGCGGTGAGCATCCCATTCATCGAAGTGCATTTGTCTAACGTGCACAAACGCGAACCTTTCCGCCATCACTCCTACTTCTCCGACGTTGCGGTAGGTGTGATCTGCGGCCTTGGCGCCAGCGGTTATCGACTGGCCTTGGAGGCCGCCCTGGAACAGCTTGAACTACAAGCTAAACGCCCCTGA
- a CDS encoding methyl-accepting chemotaxis protein encodes MIGLILLIALLIDTLQRKLARVLTYLAPLLSTWAEGDFSRDIQLGKTNRELRDIEASLNRLRSYLVNLVGTLRLNAEQVAGSSRTLAELSSGLHSGAERQAGDSAQIRDALGELEATISQVAGDASQAADASRSAGLAVAQGQRVIGQSLTGLHALVGEVQGNAQTIERLAEESATIGGVLTVIRSIADQTNLLALNAAIEAARAGEMGRGFAVVAEEVRSLAQRTAGATNEIQTLIGGLQLAARQSVEGIRAQVTHARATAQQAQDADGALDEIVGAIATISTTAVRIADVTAQQTGAVGEIRDHGERIHVLGDENLQRIGIARDQSQQLLTLGSELNTAVQAFRV; translated from the coding sequence ATGATTGGCCTTATCCTGTTGATCGCACTCCTGATCGACACCTTGCAGCGCAAACTGGCGCGGGTACTGACCTACCTTGCACCGCTGCTGTCGACCTGGGCCGAAGGTGATTTCAGCCGCGACATTCAATTGGGTAAAACCAACCGGGAATTGCGTGATATCGAGGCGTCACTAAACCGCCTGCGCAGCTATCTGGTGAACCTGGTGGGCACCTTGCGCCTGAATGCCGAGCAAGTGGCCGGCAGCAGCCGGACCCTGGCCGAGCTGAGCTCCGGACTGCATAGCGGCGCCGAGCGCCAGGCCGGCGATAGCGCACAAATCCGCGACGCGCTGGGTGAGCTGGAGGCCACCATTTCCCAGGTGGCGGGCGACGCCAGCCAGGCTGCCGATGCCAGCCGCAGTGCCGGCCTTGCGGTGGCCCAGGGGCAACGGGTGATTGGCCAGAGCCTGACCGGGCTGCATGCCCTGGTCGGTGAAGTACAAGGTAACGCGCAAACCATCGAACGCCTGGCCGAAGAGTCGGCCACCATCGGTGGCGTGTTGACGGTGATTCGATCGATTGCCGACCAGACCAACCTGCTGGCCCTGAATGCCGCTATCGAAGCGGCCCGCGCCGGTGAAATGGGCCGCGGCTTTGCCGTGGTCGCGGAAGAAGTGCGCTCGCTGGCACAGCGCACCGCAGGCGCGACCAACGAAATCCAGACCCTGATTGGCGGCCTGCAACTGGCCGCCCGCCAATCGGTTGAGGGCATCCGCGCACAAGTGACCCACGCCCGGGCCACCGCCCAGCAAGCCCAGGACGCAGATGGGGCACTGGATGAAATTGTCGGGGCGATTGCCACCATCTCCACTACCGCCGTACGCATCGCCGACGTTACCGCGCAGCAGACGGGGGCGGTCGGTGAGATCCGCGATCACGGTGAACGGATTCACGTACTGGGGGACGAAAACCTGCAACGTATCGGCATTGCCCGCGACCAGAGCCAGCAGCTACTGACGCTGGGGTCAGAACTCAACACCGCGGTGCAGGCGTTTCGGGTGTAA
- the accB gene encoding acetyl-CoA carboxylase biotin carboxyl carrier protein, translating into MDIRKVKKLIELLEESGIDELEIKEGEESVRISRHSKTPAQQYYAPAPMQAPAAAPVAVAPVATVTEAPAAPKLNGFVVKSPMVGTFYRTPAPTSPAFVEVGQTVKVGDTICIVEAMKMMNHITAEKAGVIESILVENGQPVEFDQPLFTIV; encoded by the coding sequence ATGGATATCCGTAAAGTTAAGAAACTGATCGAGCTGCTGGAAGAGTCCGGCATCGACGAGCTGGAAATCAAAGAAGGCGAAGAGTCCGTACGTATCAGCCGTCACAGCAAGACACCTGCCCAGCAGTACTACGCGCCAGCCCCAATGCAAGCGCCTGCTGCAGCGCCAGTGGCTGTTGCCCCGGTTGCCACCGTGACCGAAGCGCCTGCTGCACCGAAACTGAACGGTTTTGTGGTCAAGTCGCCAATGGTCGGTACCTTCTACCGCACCCCGGCGCCTACCTCGCCTGCCTTCGTTGAAGTGGGCCAGACCGTCAAGGTCGGCGACACCATTTGCATCGTGGAAGCGATGAAAATGATGAACCACATCACCGCCGAAAAAGCCGGTGTTATCGAATCCATCCTGGTAGAAAACGGTCAGCCGGTTGAGTTCGACCAACCGCTGTTCACCATCGTTTGA
- a CDS encoding protein-disulfide reductase DsbD has protein sequence MRRLLLLLCLLFAVPAMGAGLLDNRPSATLGAINNSSDFLPVREAFKLNLISSTPESIKLRFVPTEGYYLYRHKFAFKTEPADIALGTAQLPPGEAKHDEYFGNVEVYHGILDVDIPRPAKDQRPFTLVVTYQGCADKGLCYPPETERLSIDGVTATSTGEPATAWNWRELALFFLAGLGLTFTPCVLPMLPILSGVVLRGQVGGRRGFSLSLAYVLPMAACFALLGALMGMFGAQLNLQARLQSVWVLVPFALFFAIFALAMFGVFELKLPQAISNRLDRVANRTQGGSLWGAAVLGVVSSLLVSPCVSAPLAGALLYISASGDALGGGLKLFALGLGMGAPLLLVATGGAAWLPKSGPWLVSVKNAIGVLLLGLAIGLLSRVLPGPVTLLLIGALAAGVSLFLGTLEFTSKAPRQRLAQLLGLFLLIYALACWFGALSGQSDPLNPIGHSQPVASAANGSAVPAGQWLTVSTPAELDSALAQAKAAGQPLLLDWYADWCISCKVIEHEVLNNPRVLDLLKGYRLVRFDMTASNAEQRALLDHYKLFGPPALMFFGKEGAEISDQRVIGEINAADFAERVAIANDQI, from the coding sequence ATGCGCCGCCTGCTTTTGCTCCTGTGTCTGCTGTTTGCCGTGCCTGCCATGGGCGCGGGCTTGCTGGATAACCGCCCCAGCGCAACCCTGGGCGCCATCAACAACAGCAGCGACTTTCTGCCAGTACGCGAAGCCTTCAAGCTCAACCTCATCAGCAGCACACCCGAGTCGATCAAGCTGCGCTTCGTGCCCACCGAAGGCTATTACCTGTACCGGCACAAGTTCGCCTTCAAGACCGAACCCGCCGATATCGCCCTGGGCACCGCGCAACTGCCCCCCGGCGAAGCCAAACACGATGAGTACTTTGGCAATGTCGAGGTCTATCACGGGATTCTTGACGTCGATATCCCGCGCCCGGCCAAAGACCAGCGCCCCTTCACCCTGGTGGTCACCTACCAGGGCTGTGCCGACAAGGGCCTGTGCTACCCGCCGGAAACCGAGCGCCTGAGCATCGATGGCGTCACAGCCACCAGCACCGGCGAACCGGCAACCGCGTGGAACTGGCGCGAACTGGCGCTGTTTTTCCTGGCCGGCCTGGGCCTAACATTTACTCCCTGCGTACTGCCGATGCTGCCGATTCTGTCGGGCGTGGTGTTGCGCGGCCAGGTGGGCGGGCGGCGCGGCTTCAGCCTGTCGCTGGCCTACGTGTTGCCGATGGCGGCCTGCTTTGCCCTGCTGGGCGCCTTGATGGGCATGTTCGGTGCGCAACTCAATTTGCAGGCACGTTTGCAATCGGTGTGGGTGCTGGTGCCTTTCGCGCTGTTCTTCGCGATTTTCGCCCTCGCCATGTTCGGTGTATTTGAACTGAAACTGCCGCAAGCCATCAGCAATCGCCTCGACCGTGTCGCCAATCGCACCCAGGGTGGCTCGCTGTGGGGCGCGGCGGTGCTGGGCGTGGTCTCCAGCCTGCTGGTTTCTCCTTGTGTATCGGCGCCGCTGGCCGGGGCGCTGCTGTACATCAGCGCCAGTGGCGATGCGCTGGGTGGCGGCTTGAAGCTGTTCGCCCTGGGCCTGGGGATGGGCGCACCGTTGCTGTTGGTCGCAACCGGTGGTGCGGCCTGGCTGCCAAAAAGCGGACCGTGGCTGGTCAGTGTGAAAAACGCGATTGGCGTACTGCTGCTCGGCCTGGCAATCGGCCTGCTCAGCCGCGTGCTGCCCGGGCCGGTCACGCTGCTGCTGATCGGCGCGCTGGCGGCGGGTGTCAGTTTGTTCCTTGGCACCCTCGAGTTCACCAGCAAAGCCCCGCGCCAGCGTCTGGCTCAACTGCTGGGCCTGTTTTTACTGATCTATGCCCTGGCCTGCTGGTTTGGCGCCCTGAGCGGTCAGAGCGATCCGCTCAACCCCATCGGCCATTCCCAACCGGTTGCCAGCGCCGCAAATGGTTCTGCAGTACCAGCAGGCCAATGGCTCACTGTCAGCACCCCGGCCGAACTGGACAGCGCACTGGCCCAGGCCAAAGCCGCTGGGCAACCACTGTTGCTGGACTGGTACGCCGACTGGTGCATCAGTTGCAAAGTGATCGAACATGAGGTGCTGAATAACCCCAGGGTGCTGGATCTGCTCAAGGGTTACCGACTGGTGCGTTTCGATATGACTGCCAGCAATGCCGAACAACGCGCCCTGCTCGATCACTACAAATTGTTCGGCCCTCCGGCACTGATGTTCTTCGGCAAGGAGGGAGCCGAAATAAGTGACCAACGGGTCATCGGCGAGATCAATGCCGCGGACTTCGCCGAACGTGTTGCGATCGCGAATGACCAGATCTAG
- a CDS encoding translation initiation factor Sui1 has product MAKKAASFAALGGLVFSTDAGRHCPDCRQPVDACTCKQTLIPEGDGIARVRRESKGRGGKTVTTITGVPLAEDALKELATTLKKRCGTGGALKDGIIEIQGDHVELLLAELVKHGFKAKKSGG; this is encoded by the coding sequence GTGGCCAAAAAAGCCGCATCCTTCGCCGCCCTGGGTGGCCTGGTATTTTCCACCGACGCAGGTCGTCACTGTCCGGACTGCCGTCAGCCGGTGGACGCCTGTACCTGCAAACAAACCCTGATCCCCGAAGGTGACGGTATCGCTCGCGTGCGCCGCGAAAGCAAAGGCCGCGGCGGCAAGACGGTGACCACCATCACCGGCGTGCCGTTGGCTGAAGACGCACTCAAGGAACTGGCCACGACGTTGAAAAAACGCTGCGGCACCGGTGGCGCGTTGAAAGACGGCATCATCGAGATCCAGGGCGACCACGTCGAACTGCTGCTGGCCGAGCTGGTCAAGCACGGTTTCAAAGCCAAGAAGTCCGGCGGCTAG